Proteins found in one Poecilia reticulata strain Guanapo linkage group LG15, Guppy_female_1.0+MT, whole genome shotgun sequence genomic segment:
- the zgc:172136 gene encoding FERM domain-containing protein 6: MSTPTKHERTVCVLLPNKSQLDVSIGLKSTGQDVFNSIAELLGIKEMHYFGLTVLRDNEHIFLDMEEKLAKYFSKEWRQDSGKGTLKRQIPLLLFLKVQFYVENGRLFCERKARHLYYSDLRERVRRSECRQQEEVYFQLAGYALQADLGDCPMQREGMEVTSYFEPKDYFPPWIIAKRGVKYLLCHGPKVHQELWGMSTRDAIFSFIRDACQLEDVPVTFYRLQKDRKEEKGTALLGLTLRGMQVYQEVNNIRQLLYDFPWSNVGRLTFLGKKFEIQPDGLPSARKLVYYTGSSFRSRHLLLHLSNSHQVYLSLQPALKHLRQVEESKEKKRYRESYISDDLDLDPPGSESSPGLSRRSTGSSGIEADARQHSISTEMTSMGEEGLQHGEKCLSSVTSQDSSSISEFDLGSKDRREEQQDGAIKARVVSPEEALVDERCEMSQLADLLGVSMDFAGRSAKTQSPEYKRQPQHADQDALLPMKKMSRPQTFPNRHSLDDVCPCPPSAPTGMAVPSVSSHISGLPDVTPGTKTSVDPSYYPYLHCQAKPSFYGHRSTNCLSLDTLSDEQFLEFIL, translated from the exons ATGTCGACACCTACCAAGCATGAGAGAACCGTTTGCGTTCTCCTTCCCAACAAAAGCCAGCTGGACGTCAGTATCGGG TTAAAGTCTACCGGACAGGATGTGTTTAACAGTATTGCGGAGCTTCTCGGAATTAAAGAGATGCACTACTTTGGCCTCACAGTACTGAGAG ACAATGAACACATATTTTTAGACATGGAAGAGAAACTGGccaaatacttttccaaggaGTGGAGGCAAGATTCAGGAAAG GGAACACTCAAGAGACAAATCCCTTTACTGCTCTTCCTTAAAGTGCAATTCTATGTTGAAAATGGAAGACTTTTTTG TGAGAGAAAGGCGCGGCATCTCTACTATTCTGACCTGCGGGAGCGGGTCCGGCGCTCTGAATGTCGTCAGCAGGAGGAGGTGTACTTCCAGCTGGCAGGTTACGCTCTGCAGGCTGACCTCGGTGACTGCCCGATGCAGAGGGAGGGCATGGAGGTCACCTCCTATTTTGAACCCAAGGACTACTTTCCCCCCTGG ATCATAGCTAAACGTGGGGTGAAGTACCTTCTCTGTCACGGGCCCAAAGTGCACCAGGAGCTGTGGGGCATGTCCACTCGTGATGCCATTTTCTCCTTCATCAGAGACGCGTGCCAACTGGAGGATGTCCCCGTCACATTTTACAGGCTTCAAAAG GACAGAAAGGAGGAGAAAGGAACAGCGCTGCTTGGTCTCACCCTGCGAGGAATGCAGGTTTATCAG GAAGTGAACAACATACGACAGCTGCTGTACGACTTCCCCTGGTCAAATGTCGGCCGTCTAACTTTCCTG GGGAAGAAATTTGAGATCCAGCCAGATGGCTTGCCATCGGCCAGGAAGCTGGTTTACTACACCGGCTCGTCGTTCCGTTCTCGACACCTCCTCTTGCATCTGAGCAACAGCCACCAGGTCTACCTCAGCCTGCAGCCGGCCCTCAAACACCTGCGACAGGTGGAGGAAAGCAAAG AGAAGAAGCGCTACAGAGAGTCCTACATCAGTGACGACCTGGATTTGGATCCGCCGGGCAGCGAGAGCAGCCCTGGTCTGTCTCGACGCTCCACTGGCAGCTCGGGCATTGAAGCGGACGCCCGCCAGCACAGCATCAGCACAGAGATGACCTCCATGGGGGAAGAGGGTCTACAACACGGGGAGAAGTGTTTGAGCTCAGTAACCAGCCAGGACAGCTCCTCCATCTCTGAGTTTGACCTAGGCAGTAAAGATCGAAGAGAGGAGCAACAAGACGGAG CGATCAAGGCCAGAGTTGTTAGCCCAGAGGAGGCTCTTGTCGATGAGCGTTGCGAAATGTCCCAGCTGGCTGATCTTCTTGGAGTGTCTATGGATTTTGCCGGACGCTCTGCAAAGACTCAATCACCAG AATACAAAAGGCAGCCTCAACATGCTGATCAAGATGCTTTGTTGCCCATgaagaaaatg TCCAGACCGCAGACTTTCCCCAATCGCCACAGCCTGGATGATGTCTGTCCTTGCCCACCTTCTGCACCCACTGGAATGGCTGTGCCATCCGTTTCGTCCCACATCTCTGGGCTCCCAGACGTCACACCAGGCACAAAGACATCAGTAGATCCCAGTTATTACCCCTATCTGCACTGCCAAGCCAAACCCTCCTTCTATGGCCACAGGTCGACCAACTGCCTCTCCCTGGACACTTTAAGTGATGAACAGTTCCTGGAATTCATACTCTGA